One genomic region from Marmota flaviventris isolate mMarFla1 chromosome 6, mMarFla1.hap1, whole genome shotgun sequence encodes:
- the LOC139706141 gene encoding olfactory receptor 6N2-like produces MEKGNRTLVTEFVFLRFSNSPHLQVLFFSLFLLVYLLSLVGNAIIVLLVALDGRLHTPMYFFICNLSLVELWYTTVTVPKMLANFLSVQGVISVPSCITQYYFFFSLAATELFILTTMAFDRYAAICRPLHYPLLFSPQTCATLAGICWFVGFLCPMFPSFLLAQISFCTPNQINHFFCDADQIFRLSCTDTYVIQAVGYAFSTVIVLGALAFTMASYAQILATILGMASAAARRKAFSTCTAHLSVVTIYFGTLIFMYVRPAVKYESNINKIVAIFYSVITPLLNPLIYTLRNKDVKESLKVLVSRIQRVCQASKQLGDEAT; encoded by the coding sequence ATGGAGAAAGGCAACCGCACATTGGTGACTGAATTTGTTTTCCTGAGATTTTCCAACTCCCCACATCTCCAGGtgctcttcttctccctcttcctcctggtCTACCTCTTGTCCTTAGTAGGAAATGCAATCATTGTGCTCCTTGTGGCCCTGGATGGGCGCCTCCACACTCCCATGTACTTCTTCATCTGCAACCTCTCCTTAGTAGAGCTCTGGTATACCACAGTCACTGTGCCCAAGATGCTGGCCAACTTTCTAAGTGTCCAAGGGGTCATCTCAGTTCCCAGCTGCATCACTCAATATTACTTCTTCTTCTCCCTGGCTGCCACTGAGCTCTTCATCCTCACCACCATGGCCTTTGACCGCTATGCTGCCATTTGTCGCCCTCTCCATTACCCACTGCTGTTCAGTCCCCAAACGTGTGCGACCCTGGCTGGGATCTGCTGGTTTGTGGGATTCCTCTGTCCCAtgttcccctccttcctccttgcaCAAATCTCTTTTTGCACACCAAACCAGATCAACCACTTCTTCTGTGATGCAGATCAGATTTTCCGCCTTTCCTGCACAGACACATATGTCATTCAAGCAGTGGGCTATGCTTTTAGCACTGTCATTGTCCTAGGAGCCCTGGCCTTTACCATGGCTTCCTATGCCCAAATCCTGGCCACAATCTTAGGTATGGCCTCAGCTGCAGCCCGACGCAAAGCCTTCTCTACCTGCACAGCCCACCTCTCCGTAGTAACCATCTACTTTGGTACCCTCATCTTCATGTATGTCCGCCCAGCAGTAAAATATGAGTCAAACATCAATAAGATTGTGGCTATTTTCTACTCAGTCATCACCCCACTTCTCAATCCTCTCATCTATACACTCCGTAACAAGGATGTCAAGGAATCTCTGAAGGTGTTGGTGTCCCGGATCCAAAGAGTCTGCCAGGCAAGCAAGCAGCTCGGTGATGAGGCCACATAA